The following coding sequences lie in one Desmodus rotundus isolate HL8 chromosome 1, HLdesRot8A.1, whole genome shotgun sequence genomic window:
- the CCT6A gene encoding T-complex protein 1 subunit zeta produces the protein MAAVKTLNPKAEVARAQAALAVNISAARGLQDVLRTNLGPKGTMKMLVSGAGDIKLTKDGNVLLHEMQIQHPTASLIAKVATAQDDITGDGTTSNVLIIGELLKQADLYISEGLHPRIITEGFEAAKEKALQFLEQVKVSKEMDRETLIDVARTSLRTKVHAELADVLTEAVVDSILAIKKQDEPIDLFMVEIMEMKHKSETDTSLIRGLVLDHGARHPDMKKRVEDAYILTCNVSLEYEKTEVNSGFFYKSAEEREKLVKAERKFIEDRVKKIIELKKKVCGDTDKGFVVINQKGIDPFSLDALAKEGIVALRRAKKRNMERLTLACGGVALNSFDDLNPDCLGHAGLVYEYTLGEEKFTFIEKCNNPRSVTLLIKGPNKHTLTQIKDAIRDGLRAVKNAIDDGCVVPGAGAVEVAMAEALIKHKPSVKGRAQLGVQAFADALLIIPKVLAQNSGFDLQETLVKVQAEHSASGQLVGVDLNTGEPMVAAEAGIWDNYCVKKQLLHSCTVIATNILLVDEIMRAGMSSLKS, from the exons ATGGCGGCCGTGAAGACCCTGAACCCCAAAGCTGAGGTGGCCCGGGCTCAGGCAGCGTTGGCGGTCAACATTAGTGCGGCCCGGGGACTGCAGGACGTGCTGAGGACCAACTTGGGGCCTAAGGGCACCATGAAGAT GCTTGTTTCTGGTGCTGGAGACATCAAGCTTACTAAAGATGGCAATGTGCTGCTTCATGAAATG CAAATTCAGCACCCAACAGCCTCCTTAATAGCCAAAGTAGCAACAGCCCAGGATGACATCACTGGTGATGGTACCACTTCCAATGTCCTAATCATTGGAGAACTACTGAAACAGGCTGATCTCTACATTTCTGAA GGTCTTCATCCCAGAATAATAACAGAAGGATTTGAAGCTGCAAAGGAAAAGGCACTTCAGTTTTTGGAACAAGTCAAAGTCAGCAAAGAGATGGACAGGGAAACCCTCATAGATGTGGCCAGGACATCTCTGCGTACTAAAGTCCATGCTGAACTTGCTGATGTCTTAACAGAG GCTGTAGTTGACTCCATTTTGGCCATTAAAAAACAAGATGAGCCTATTGACCTCTTCATGGTTGAGATCATGGAGATGAAACATAAATCTGAAACCGATACAAG CTTAATCAGAGGTCTTGTTTTGGACCATGGGGCACGACATCCTGATATGAAAAAGAGAGTAGAAGACGCGTACATCCTCACATGCAATGTGTCATTAGAATATGAAAAAAC agaagtgAATTCTGGCTTTTTTTATAAGAgtgcagaagagagagagaaactagtaaaagctgaaagaaaatttATTGAAGACAGagttaagaaaataatagaaCTAAAAAAGAAAGTCTGTGGTGACACAGATAAAGGATTTGTTGTTATTAATCAAAAG GGAATTGACCCATTTTCCTTAGATGCTCTTGCAAAAGAAGGCATAGTAGCTCTGCGGAGAGCTAAAAAGAGAAATATGGAACG GCTGACTCTTGCTTGTGGTGGGGTAGCTCTAAATTCTTTTGATGACCTAAATCCTGATTGTTTGGGACATGCAGGACTTGTCTATGAGTACACATTG GGAGAAGAGAAGTTCACCTTTATTGAGAAATGTAACAATCCTCGCTCTGTCACATTATTGATCAAAGGGCCAAATAAGCACACACTCACTCAAATCAAAGATGCAATAAGAGATGGCTTGAGGGCTGTTAAAAATGCTATTGATGATG GCTGTGTAGTTCCAGGTGCTGGTGCAGTGGAAGTGGCCATGGCAGAAGCCCTGATTAAACATAAGCCCAGTGTCAAGGGCAGGGCCCAGCTTGGAGTTCAAGCATTTGCTGATGCGTTGCTCATTATTCCCAAG GTTCTTGCCCAGAATTCTGGTTTTGATCTTCAGGAAACACTAGTTAAAGTTCAAGCAGAACATTCAGCATCAGGTCAACTTGTGGGTGTGGACTTGAACACAG GTGAGCCAATGGTAGCAGCAGAAGCAGGCATATGGGATAACTATTGTGTAAAGAAACAGCTTCTTCACTCCTG CACTGTGATTGCCACCAACATCCTCCTGGTTGATGAGATCATGCGAGCTGGAATGTCTTCTCTAAAAAGTTGA
- the SUMF2 gene encoding inactive C-alpha-formylglycine-generating enzyme 2 isoform X2: MRVSLPLLALLPLLLGPWIKLGDGQVTNMVQLPGGRFQMGTNAPDGRDGEGPVREVTVKPFSIDIFPVTNKDFREFVREKKYRTEAEKFGWSFVFEDFVSDELRNKATQQMKPVLWWLPVERAFWRQPAGPGSGIRERLELPVVHVSWNDARAYCAWRGKRLPTEEEWEFAARGGLKGQVYPWGNQFQPNRTNLWQGKFPKGDKAEDGFHGVSPVNAFPPQNNYGLYDLVGNVWEWTASPYQGADQDMRVLRGASWIDTSDGSANHRARVTTRMGNTPDSASDNLGFRCASSIGRLPGEL, encoded by the exons ATGAGAGTCTCGCTGCCGTTGCTGGCCCTGCTGCCGCTCCTTCTCGGCCCCTGGATCAAGCTAG gggATGGTCAGGTGACTAACATGGTTCAGCTACCAGGTGGGAGATTTCAGATGGGAACAAATGCACCAGATGGCAGAGATGGTGAAGGACCTGTCCGGGAAGTGACAGTAAAACCTTTTTCCATTGACATATTTCCTGTCACCAACAAAGATTTCAG GGAGTTTGTCAGGGAGAAAAAGTACCGGACAGAGGCTGAGAAGTTTGGGTGGAGCTTTGTCTTTGAGGACTTTGTCTCTGACGAGCTTAGAAACAAAGCAACTCAGCAAATGAAG CCTGTTCTTTGGTGGCTTCCAGTGGAAAGGGCTTTCTGGAGACAG CCTGCAGGTCCCGGCTCCGGCATCCGAGAGAGACTGGAGCTTCCTGTGGTACACGTGAGCTGGAATGATGCTCGTGCCTACTGCGCTTGGAGGGGGAAACGGCTGCCCACTGAGGAGGAGTGGGAGTTTGCTGCCCGAGGGGGCTTGAAGG GTCAGGTTTACCCCTGGGGAAACCAGTTCCAGCCAAACCGCACCAACCTGTGGCAG GGAAAGTTCCCCAAGGGTGACAAGGCTGAGGACGGCTTCCATGGAGTCTCCCCAGTGAATGCTTTCCCCCCACAGAATAACTATG GGCTCTATGACCTCGTGGGCAACGTGTGGGAGTGGACTGCTTCACCATACCAGGGTGCTGACCAGGACATGCGTGTCCTGCGGGGTGCATCCTGGATTGACACATCTGATGGCTCTGCCAATCACCGGGCCCGGGTCACCACCAG GATGGGCAACACTCCAGATTCAGCTTCAGACAACCTAGGCTTCCGCTGTGCTTCCAGTATAGGCCGACTGCCTGgggagctgtga
- the SUMF2 gene encoding inactive C-alpha-formylglycine-generating enzyme 2 isoform X1 yields the protein MRVSLPLLALLPLLLGPWIKLGDGQVTNMVQLPGGRFQMGTNAPDGRDGEGPVREVTVKPFSIDIFPVTNKDFREFVREKKYRTEAEKFGWSFVFEDFVSDELRNKATQQMKPVLWWLPVERAFWRQPAGPGSGIRERLELPVVHVSWNDARAYCAWRGKRLPTEEEWEFAARGGLKGQVYPWGNQFQPNRTNLWQGKFPKGDKAEDGFHGVSPVNAFPPQNNYGLYDLVGNVWEWTASPYQGADQDMRVLRGASWIDTSDGSANHRARVTTRGTLRPGCFPGHAVRSPQAPQTTVGPGWWNRKVG from the exons ATGAGAGTCTCGCTGCCGTTGCTGGCCCTGCTGCCGCTCCTTCTCGGCCCCTGGATCAAGCTAG gggATGGTCAGGTGACTAACATGGTTCAGCTACCAGGTGGGAGATTTCAGATGGGAACAAATGCACCAGATGGCAGAGATGGTGAAGGACCTGTCCGGGAAGTGACAGTAAAACCTTTTTCCATTGACATATTTCCTGTCACCAACAAAGATTTCAG GGAGTTTGTCAGGGAGAAAAAGTACCGGACAGAGGCTGAGAAGTTTGGGTGGAGCTTTGTCTTTGAGGACTTTGTCTCTGACGAGCTTAGAAACAAAGCAACTCAGCAAATGAAG CCTGTTCTTTGGTGGCTTCCAGTGGAAAGGGCTTTCTGGAGACAG CCTGCAGGTCCCGGCTCCGGCATCCGAGAGAGACTGGAGCTTCCTGTGGTACACGTGAGCTGGAATGATGCTCGTGCCTACTGCGCTTGGAGGGGGAAACGGCTGCCCACTGAGGAGGAGTGGGAGTTTGCTGCCCGAGGGGGCTTGAAGG GTCAGGTTTACCCCTGGGGAAACCAGTTCCAGCCAAACCGCACCAACCTGTGGCAG GGAAAGTTCCCCAAGGGTGACAAGGCTGAGGACGGCTTCCATGGAGTCTCCCCAGTGAATGCTTTCCCCCCACAGAATAACTATG GGCTCTATGACCTCGTGGGCAACGTGTGGGAGTGGACTGCTTCACCATACCAGGGTGCTGACCAGGACATGCGTGTCCTGCGGGGTGCATCCTGGATTGACACATCTGATGGCTCTGCCAATCACCGGGCCCGGGTCACCACCAG GGGCACCCTCAGACCAGGCTGTTTTCCAGGCCATGCTGTTCGCAGTCCTCAGGCACCCCAAACCACTGTAGGCCCTGGGTGGTGGAACAGGAAAGTTGGGTAA
- the SUMF2 gene encoding inactive C-alpha-formylglycine-generating enzyme 2 isoform X3: MVQLPGGRFQMGTNAPDGRDGEGPVREVTVKPFSIDIFPVTNKDFREFVREKKYRTEAEKFGWSFVFEDFVSDELRNKATQQMKPVLWWLPVERAFWRQPAGPGSGIRERLELPVVHVSWNDARAYCAWRGKRLPTEEEWEFAARGGLKGQVYPWGNQFQPNRTNLWQGKFPKGDKAEDGFHGVSPVNAFPPQNNYGLYDLVGNVWEWTASPYQGADQDMRVLRGASWIDTSDGSANHRARVTTRGTLRPGCFPGHAVRSPQAPQTTVGPGWWNRKVG; this comes from the exons ATGGTTCAGCTACCAGGTGGGAGATTTCAGATGGGAACAAATGCACCAGATGGCAGAGATGGTGAAGGACCTGTCCGGGAAGTGACAGTAAAACCTTTTTCCATTGACATATTTCCTGTCACCAACAAAGATTTCAG GGAGTTTGTCAGGGAGAAAAAGTACCGGACAGAGGCTGAGAAGTTTGGGTGGAGCTTTGTCTTTGAGGACTTTGTCTCTGACGAGCTTAGAAACAAAGCAACTCAGCAAATGAAG CCTGTTCTTTGGTGGCTTCCAGTGGAAAGGGCTTTCTGGAGACAG CCTGCAGGTCCCGGCTCCGGCATCCGAGAGAGACTGGAGCTTCCTGTGGTACACGTGAGCTGGAATGATGCTCGTGCCTACTGCGCTTGGAGGGGGAAACGGCTGCCCACTGAGGAGGAGTGGGAGTTTGCTGCCCGAGGGGGCTTGAAGG GTCAGGTTTACCCCTGGGGAAACCAGTTCCAGCCAAACCGCACCAACCTGTGGCAG GGAAAGTTCCCCAAGGGTGACAAGGCTGAGGACGGCTTCCATGGAGTCTCCCCAGTGAATGCTTTCCCCCCACAGAATAACTATG GGCTCTATGACCTCGTGGGCAACGTGTGGGAGTGGACTGCTTCACCATACCAGGGTGCTGACCAGGACATGCGTGTCCTGCGGGGTGCATCCTGGATTGACACATCTGATGGCTCTGCCAATCACCGGGCCCGGGTCACCACCAG GGGCACCCTCAGACCAGGCTGTTTTCCAGGCCATGCTGTTCGCAGTCCTCAGGCACCCCAAACCACTGTAGGCCCTGGGTGGTGGAACAGGAAAGTTGGGTAA